From a region of the Lactuca sativa cultivar Salinas chromosome 4, Lsat_Salinas_v11, whole genome shotgun sequence genome:
- the LOC111879953 gene encoding protein RKD1-like gives MISDNKEKMEFSTELTQMTNPRTMEKESVENGNDGASSYTSQMSLSRENITKYFYMLIKQATMELNVGTTLLKKHCRDLGNRRWPRRKLMRLQTLINNVKCSINIMQQELSKESDDGVEKKMKEVILVL, from the exons ATGATAAGTGATAACAAAGAGAAAATGGAGTTTAGCACGGAGCTCACGCAAATGACGAATCCAAGAACAATGGAAAAAGAGAGTGTTGAAAATGGCAATGATGGCGCTTCAAGTTACACTTCTCAGATGAGTTTAAGTAGGGAAAACATCACTAAATATTTTTACATGCTAATTAAACAAGCAACAATGGAGTTGAATGTTGGAACTACATTGTTGAAGAAACATTGTAGAGACTTGGGCAATCGTCGGTGGCCTCGTCGTAAACTTATGAGGCTACAAACTCTTATTAACAATGTCAAG TGTTCCATTAACATTATGCAACAGGAATTGAGTAAGGAGTCTGACGATGGAGTAGAAAAAAAGATGAAGGAAGTAATACTGGTACTGTAA